A DNA window from Patagioenas fasciata isolate bPatFas1 chromosome 1, bPatFas1.hap1, whole genome shotgun sequence contains the following coding sequences:
- the LOC136112338 gene encoding interleukin-2 receptor subunit alpha-like, with the protein MELKCLLMWLLFGSIKGNKTEECPDLPRTKFADVSAEMYSLRTKLYYECDSGYTRRSGQYPGIQCKEKQGVASWVYKEFECIVSPTDEKKLLSTSPTKEIDFTQKPERKTQSPAPQKQENLTEFGQKDFCGPPKTIPHASLSPRRQYYVGQVLHFKCQSGYDKRPPTSGTSTCVKVNGEVTWTPLAMRCTNDSSYSNESLPQTIEPDPPVSLWCPVQSDPGSAHPSCSSPVMLPVTAIVFVLLIIPTVFV; encoded by the exons AAGAATGCCCAGATCTTCCACGGACCAAATTTGCTGATGTTTCTGCTGAAATGTATTCACTGAGGACCAAGCTGTATTATGAATGTGACAGTGGCTACACAAGAAGAAGTGGCCAGTACCCGGGAATTCAATGTAAAGAGAAACAGGGGGTCGCTTCTTGGGTCTACAAGGAATTTGAATGCATTG TTTCTCCCACAGATGAGAAAAAGTTGTTGTCAACGTCTCCCACAAAGGAGATAGATTTTACACAGAagccagaaagaaaaacacagagccctgcaccccagaagcaagaaaacctgacagagttTGGTCAGAAAG ATTTTTGTGGGCCTCCCAAGACTATTCCACATGCATCTTTAAGTCCGAGAAGACAATATTATGTGGGGCAAGTACTGCATTTCAAATGCCAGAGCGGATACGATAAGCGACCCCCCACCTCTGGCACCAGCACGTGCGTGAAGGTGAATGGTGAAGTTACCTGGACTCCCCTTGCCATGCGATGCACCAATGACAGCAGCTATAGCAATGAGTCACTTCCACAGACTATTGAGCCAG ATCCACCTGTTTCCCTGTGGTGCCCAGTTCAGAGTGATCCAG gTTCGGCTCATCCATCCTGTTCCTCACCTGTGATGCTGCCAGTGACAG CTATCGTTTTTGTTCTGCTTATCATTCCTACTGTCTTTGTGTGA
- the LOC136099463 gene encoding endonuclease domain-containing 1 protein-like has translation MLLLLLQVSASCFWLGRSEVVTSFEHSCPQFFFRETPPNEALEPENPAWICQHYQNHYYFATLYDRNRRIPVYSAYLYEPASGTRPNTWLVEPQLMGPTYPKTMEKERTLLNNFDLSLDQISESQAVLQDYKNLTDLNRGHLNPSGQHSDSSSRTATFTLTNIVPQNEKLNGGAWNNYEQKTMMSKTEGCNTTYVVVGAVPGNDYIANGRVNIPSYLWSSACCEVDTHHRKSWAVIAENDKNEVQLLTLGELEDVLTQLYGRKQVSLFNSDCPRE, from the exons ATGCTTCTGCTACTGCTGCAGGTCTCAGCAAGCTGCTTCTGGCTGGGACGCAGCGAGGTGGTGACATCCTTTGAACATTCATGTCCTCAGTTTTTCTTCCGGGAAACCCCCCCAAATGAAGCCCTGGAGCCAGAGAACCCAGCCTGGATCTGCCAGCACTACCAGAACCACTATTACTTTGCCACCCTGTACGACAGGAACAGGCGGATCCCCGTGTATTCTGCTTACCTCTACGAACCCGCATCTGGCACAAGACCCAACACGTGGCTGGTTGAGCCCCAG CTGATGGGTCCGACTTATCCCAAAACTATGGAAAAAGAGCGGACCCTCTTAAATAATTTCGACCTCAGCTTAGATCAGATCAGTGAGAGCCAGGCCGTCCTCCAAGACTACAAGAACCTGACAGACTTGAACCGTGGCCATTTGAACCCCAGCGGCCAGCACTCCgactccagcagcaggacagcCACCTTCACCCTCACCAACATAGTTCCCCAGAATGAGAAACTCAACGGCGGCGCCTGGAACAACTACGAGCAGAAAACGATGATGAGCAAGACCGAGGGATGTAACACCACCTATGTCGTTGTGGGTGCTGTGCCTGGGAATGACTATATCGCCAATGGGAGGGTTAATATACCCAGTTACCTCTGGTCAAGTGCCTGCTGTGAGGTGGACACCCACCACAGGAAGTCTTGGGCAGTCATTGCTGAGAATGACAAGAATGAGGTCCAGCTCCTCACGCTGGGGGAGCTGGAGGATGTATTGACCCAGCTCTATGGGAGGAAGCAGGTTTCTCTGTTTAACAGTGACTGTCCCCGGGAATAA